The following proteins are co-located in the Camelina sativa cultivar DH55 chromosome 12, Cs, whole genome shotgun sequence genome:
- the LOC104733552 gene encoding ras-related protein RABB1a-like translates to MITIDNKPIKLQIWDTAGQETFRSVTRLYYRGRVGTLLVYDITRRETFNHLAIWLEEARQYASENMTTILIGNKCDLEGERVVSTEEGEQFAREHGLIFMEASAKTAQNVEKAFIETATTIYKRIQDGMINEATEPGVRPGSFGNDASSKQRGRCCG, encoded by the exons ATGATCACTATCGACAacaaacccatcaaactccagaTCTGGGATACG GCTGGTCAAGAAACCTTTAGGTCTGTTACAAGGTTATACTATAGAGGGCGTGTCGGAACATTGCTTGTCTATGATATCACAAG GAGGGAGACATTTAACCATCTAGCCATCTGGCTAGAAGAGGCAAGACAGTATGCAAGCGAAAATATGACGACAATACTCATTGGGAATAAGTGTGATCTTGAAGGAGAAAGGGTAGTGAGTACAGAGGAAGGAGAACAGTTTGCAAGGGAGCACGGTCTTATATTCATGGAGGCCTCTGCCAAGACTGCTCAGAATGTTGAGAAG GCATTCATTGAGACGGCCACAACAATATACAAAAGGATTCAAGATGGTATGATTAATGAGGCAACTGAGCCTGGAGTTCGTCCAGGGTCATTTGGAAATGATGCATCATCCAAGCAAAGGGGAAGGTGCTGCGGCTGA
- the LOC104731865 gene encoding uncharacterized protein LOC104731865 isoform X1, with amino-acid sequence MSSLVLGFKMIDQFINFVIRPPRAEYDPDQYLWEKEFSLGGTKCKREDLELTNSRGHTLRCSHYVPSSSQDDTPLPCVIYCHGNSGCRADANEAVMVLLPSNITVFTLDFSGSGLSDGDYVSLGWHEKDDLKTVVSYLRNSNQVSRIGLWGRSMGAVTSLLYGAEDPSIAGMVLDSAFSNLFDLMMELVDVYKIRLPKFTVKVAVQYMRRIIQKKAKFNIMDLNCVKVSPKTFIPALFGHASGDKFIQPHHSDLILKCYAGDKNIIKFDGDHNSSRPQSYYDSVLIFFYNVLRPPQIPSACSSKLESYYSLGDINSATGLDESFLYEIISGLRSACIDVASSSSAPPAPLTTKPTNELLSEAIPMTDTNDVPVEDNDHTMEDPENFEGKPVDQFEEGCSFTSSNRESWGRCSSLGGTEEDESLTAGEGDQIEKTADINMEQKPRDSSKEEEEKKEKKIKNGGETDAKKSRHEKLERLEAFSRRLRHRILKRVNHRRHRSP; translated from the exons ATGAGTTCATTGGTACTTGGATTCAAGATGATTGATCAGTTCATCAATTTTGTAATTCGTCCTCCTAG ggCTGAGTATGATCCTGATCAGTATTTGTGGGAGAAGGAGTTTAGCCTCGGTGGCACTAAGTGTAAAAGAGAAGACTTGGAG CTTACAAATTCAAGAGGTCACACCTTGCGTTGCAGTCATTACGTTCCCTCGTCTTCTCAGGACGATACTCCTCTCCCATGTGTTATATACTGCCATGGCAATAG TGGATGTAGGGCAGATGCAAATGAGGCAGTTATGGTTCTTCTTCCATCTAACATTACTGTTTTCACCCTTGACTTCTCGGGATCAGGCTTATCTGACGGTGATTATGTAAGCCTTGGCTGGCATGAG AAAGATGATCTCAAGACTGTAGTATCTTACCTGAGAAACAGCAATCAGGTGTCTCGTATTGGACTTTGGGGACGATCTATGGGTGCAGTTACCAG CCTTCTTTATGGAGCAGAAGATCCTTCAATTGCTGGAATGGTCTTAGACAGTGCATTCTCAAACTTATTTGATCTGATGATGGAACTAGTGGATGTCTACAAAATCCGACTTCCGAAATTCACA GTTAAAGTAGCTGTGCAGTACATGCGGCGAATAATTCAGAAAAAGGCGAAGTTTAATATTATGGATCTCAATTGTGTTAAG GTTTCGCCCAAGACTTTCATTCCAGCTTTATTTGGGCATGCAAGCGGAGACAAATTCATCCAACCTCATCACTCTGACCTCATTCTCAAGTGCTATGCG GGagacaaaaatattatcaaGTTTGATGGCGATCACAACTCTTCGCGGCCGCAGTCTTATTATGATTCAGTGTTAATATTCTTCTACAATGTTCTTCGCCCGCCTCAAATTCCTTCAGCTTGCTCTTCTAAACTTGAAAGTTATTACAGTTTGGGAGATATCAATAGCGCTACTGGTTTGGATGAG AGCTTTCTTTATGAGATCATATCTGGTCTTCGCTCGGCATGTATCGATGTTGCAAGTTCTTCTTCTGCGCCTCCTGCCCCTCTAACCACAAAGCCAACAAATGAGCTCCTTTCAGAAGCCATCCCCATGACAGATACA AATGACGTGCCTGTAGAAGATAATGATCACACCATGGAGGACCCTGAAAACTTCGAG GGGAAGCCTGTTGACCAGTTTGAAGAAGGCTGTTCGTTTACAAGCTCCAACAGGGAAAGCTGGGGCAGATGCTCTTCATTAGGAGGcactgaagaagatgagagttTGACTGCTGGCGAGGGTGATCAG ATCGAGAAGACTGCTGATATAAACATGGAACAAAAGCCAAGAGACtctagtaaagaagaagaagagaagaaggagaagaaaattaAGAACGGAGGTGAAACAGATGCAAAGAAGTCTAGACACGAGAAATTGGAAAGGTTGGAGGCTTTTAGCAGAAGACTGCGGCATCGCATCCTAAAGCGAGTAAACCATAGAAGACATCGTTCACCTTGA
- the LOC104731865 gene encoding uncharacterized protein LOC104731865 isoform X2, producing MILISICGRRSLASVALSVKEKTWRQLTNSRGHTLRCSHYVPSSSQDDTPLPCVIYCHGNSGCRADANEAVMVLLPSNITVFTLDFSGSGLSDGDYVSLGWHEKDDLKTVVSYLRNSNQVSRIGLWGRSMGAVTSLLYGAEDPSIAGMVLDSAFSNLFDLMMELVDVYKIRLPKFTVKVAVQYMRRIIQKKAKFNIMDLNCVKVSPKTFIPALFGHASGDKFIQPHHSDLILKCYAGDKNIIKFDGDHNSSRPQSYYDSVLIFFYNVLRPPQIPSACSSKLESYYSLGDINSATGLDESFLYEIISGLRSACIDVASSSSAPPAPLTTKPTNELLSEAIPMTDTNDVPVEDNDHTMEDPENFEGKPVDQFEEGCSFTSSNRESWGRCSSLGGTEEDESLTAGEGDQIEKTADINMEQKPRDSSKEEEEKKEKKIKNGGETDAKKSRHEKLERLEAFSRRLRHRILKRVNHRRHRSP from the exons ATGATCCTGATCAGTATTTGTGGGAGAAGGAGTTTAGCCTCGGTGGCACTAAGTGTAAAAGAGAAGACTTGGAGGCAA CTTACAAATTCAAGAGGTCACACCTTGCGTTGCAGTCATTACGTTCCCTCGTCTTCTCAGGACGATACTCCTCTCCCATGTGTTATATACTGCCATGGCAATAG TGGATGTAGGGCAGATGCAAATGAGGCAGTTATGGTTCTTCTTCCATCTAACATTACTGTTTTCACCCTTGACTTCTCGGGATCAGGCTTATCTGACGGTGATTATGTAAGCCTTGGCTGGCATGAG AAAGATGATCTCAAGACTGTAGTATCTTACCTGAGAAACAGCAATCAGGTGTCTCGTATTGGACTTTGGGGACGATCTATGGGTGCAGTTACCAG CCTTCTTTATGGAGCAGAAGATCCTTCAATTGCTGGAATGGTCTTAGACAGTGCATTCTCAAACTTATTTGATCTGATGATGGAACTAGTGGATGTCTACAAAATCCGACTTCCGAAATTCACA GTTAAAGTAGCTGTGCAGTACATGCGGCGAATAATTCAGAAAAAGGCGAAGTTTAATATTATGGATCTCAATTGTGTTAAG GTTTCGCCCAAGACTTTCATTCCAGCTTTATTTGGGCATGCAAGCGGAGACAAATTCATCCAACCTCATCACTCTGACCTCATTCTCAAGTGCTATGCG GGagacaaaaatattatcaaGTTTGATGGCGATCACAACTCTTCGCGGCCGCAGTCTTATTATGATTCAGTGTTAATATTCTTCTACAATGTTCTTCGCCCGCCTCAAATTCCTTCAGCTTGCTCTTCTAAACTTGAAAGTTATTACAGTTTGGGAGATATCAATAGCGCTACTGGTTTGGATGAG AGCTTTCTTTATGAGATCATATCTGGTCTTCGCTCGGCATGTATCGATGTTGCAAGTTCTTCTTCTGCGCCTCCTGCCCCTCTAACCACAAAGCCAACAAATGAGCTCCTTTCAGAAGCCATCCCCATGACAGATACA AATGACGTGCCTGTAGAAGATAATGATCACACCATGGAGGACCCTGAAAACTTCGAG GGGAAGCCTGTTGACCAGTTTGAAGAAGGCTGTTCGTTTACAAGCTCCAACAGGGAAAGCTGGGGCAGATGCTCTTCATTAGGAGGcactgaagaagatgagagttTGACTGCTGGCGAGGGTGATCAG ATCGAGAAGACTGCTGATATAAACATGGAACAAAAGCCAAGAGACtctagtaaagaagaagaagagaagaaggagaagaaaattaAGAACGGAGGTGAAACAGATGCAAAGAAGTCTAGACACGAGAAATTGGAAAGGTTGGAGGCTTTTAGCAGAAGACTGCGGCATCGCATCCTAAAGCGAGTAAACCATAGAAGACATCGTTCACCTTGA